GCCACCTGCTCCACGGCCAGCCGTCCCAGCTGCCGCTTGTCGATGTGCAGGGTGGTCAGGGCGGGGTCGACCAGCTCACCCAGGGAGAGACCGTCGAAGCCCAGCACCGCCAGATCGTCCGGGACGCTCCGGCCATGGCGGCGGGCGGCGCGCATCGCCCCGACCGCGATCAGGTCGTTGAAGCCGAAGACCGCGGTGATCTCGGGCCGCGCCGCCAGGAGCCGTTCCATGCCGGCCTCGCCGCCGGCCACGCTGTGCTCGGGGCACACCACGACCCAGTCCTCGTCGACAGGCAGTCCGAGCCGCCGCACCTGCTCCAGGAAGGCCAGCCTGCGGGGGCCGGGGCCGTGCACGCCGTCCAGCATGCCGATCCTGCGGTGCCCCCCGCGGAACAGGTGGTTCATGCCCTGCTCCACTCCCGTGGCGGCGTCGATGCCCACGGCCGCGAACCGGGTCTGCTGCGGACCGCGCTCCAGGAGCACCAGCGGCACGCCTCCGAGGTGCCGGGTGAGGACGTCGTCCGGGTCCTTGAAGTAGCCCACGACCGCGTCCGCCTGGTGGGACAGCACGTCGAGCGCCTGCCGCTCCCTGGCCTCGTCGATGCGGGAGTCCCACACGACCACCTGCCAGCCGCGTTGCTCGGCCGCCTCCAGCACCCCGGCTGCCACCTCGGGAAAGAACGGGT
The genomic region above belongs to Streptomyces coeruleorubidus and contains:
- a CDS encoding LacI family DNA-binding transcriptional regulator; amino-acid sequence: MWTDNQRAEPGAERPDGARRRATIHDVARLAGVSRQTVSRAVNDKGEIDPATKERVLEAARLLDYRPSRFARGLVQKGAVTAGLVIPDLRNPFFPEVAAGVLEAAEQRGWQVVVWDSRIDEARERQALDVLSHQADAVVGYFKDPDDVLTRHLGGVPLVLLERGPQQTRFAAVGIDAATGVEQGMNHLFRGGHRRIGMLDGVHGPGPRRLAFLEQVRRLGLPVDEDWVVVCPEHSVAGGEAGMERLLAARPEITAVFGFNDLIAVGAMRAARRHGRSVPDDLAVLGFDGLSLGELVDPALTTLHIDKRQLGRLAVEQVARLRASEEPLRGADAWVVPELVVRASA